In Lactuca sativa cultivar Salinas chromosome 5, Lsat_Salinas_v11, whole genome shotgun sequence, the DNA window acgtatttcatagcaaatacttcatatctatgtgttagaagaaagtaactacacactcacttgattagacgatgctcggacagcactacggcttgtaaaagtagtatcctttagtagatctggaagatcttcacaaaaaccgcctttctcgcaggcagagcttcggcttgggaatttcacttctcgggatcttcgggcttcgggactcgcttcgggtctcaggatgatatcggggcttcaggggtgcttctttgcacgtaaatcgaggtaatatgggtgagagaagAGTGAATTTGCAACCATGGTCGGCTGCCCCTtcaattctatttatagggccattttctgtactcacgtcgtgagcacagTAGGTCACTCGTTCTTCATTCGTCCACTTGCTCTGGAGGCTCCAGAAGGCGTCAGAAGTCAGTTCATGTCCTGAACCCTGAcaattttggggtttcgcgccccgaacttcagaaattcataactttcgtatacaaactccgttttcgacgttctttatatccatgcgtaggtaaaaacaagatctacaactttcgtttggacttcgtcggcaaattttgactttaatttttattatattatttttagtaggccgggacaggaaaactccgttataaactcataacttcttcatctgtcgcccgttttcgtctgtcttttcatcgTTGGACTTCAAACggcgagatcttcaattctcatttagattgtttcggctaaatatcgttcgatctcatattcgaacttcgggttgtacactgctaagccgaaacttcgaaaaatcataacttcctcatactaagtcagatttgggcgttcttttcatgcacgctctcggttaacgtattctacgactttcatttacatcgttaaggccaaatatcgctctaacataaattcactatttacgtcgcgttgtgtcgtgccagttctgtcgcgaaacttcgacatgtcataacttctttgttataactcggattccggcGTTCTTTATGTGTACGGAAtctttgtaacatatactataacttagttaagattaatccttctaaataatcttccatcaaaaagtcatttttgatgcttatagtctctaaattgactagcccggatctacgggcgttacaccttAATCAGACACATGAAGGAGATACAAATCATGAAGAATGGATGCTCTTTATGATGAATACAACTCAAGAAACAGTGTTCTTGAATGAAGAGAAATACATCCTTCCAAAATTTGAAGCAAATGCCAATGGAAACGAAATTTGGTACTTAGATAATGGTGCGAGCAACCACATGATCGACAACTACTCTTATTTTtctgaattaaataaaaacataattggTAGAGTGAGATTTGGAGATGGATCGTGTGTTAGCATTAAAGGAAAATGGTCAATTTTGTTCGAAGGGAAAAACGGTGACCAAAAACTAATGAAGGATATTTATTATATCCCATTACTTCGTAGGAATGTTATTAGCCTCGGGCAATCTACAATATCCGGTTGTGATATCCGAATGCAAGGTGATTTTCTAACAATGCGAGATGGAGATGGAAGATTACTTATGAAAGTCCCGAGAAGTGAAAATCGACTCTACAAAATAAAGTTAAAAGTTGGAAAACCACATTGCATACAAGCCAAGTTTAATGAGGAAGCTTGGTTATGGCACGCGCGACTTGGCCACATTAATTTTGGCGCGATAAACTTGATGCACAAGCTAGCTAAATGGGTACCGACAATCCAACATCAAGAACTACTTTGTGAATCTTGCATGGTTGAAAAACAAACAAAGCATTCGTTTGCAAAGAAAGCTAATTATGAAGCTACAAATATTCTCAATATGGTGCATGAAGATATTTGTGGATCGGTTAATCCTCCCACCCAAACGGGTAATATTTATGTTCTAGTTCTTATTGATGATTATTCTAGATATATGTGGTATTTTCTTTTGAAGCACAAAAGCGATgcatccagaattattaaaagattcaagatatCAATTGAAAAACGAATCGGTAAAGAGATCAAGACTTTCCATACGGATAGAGGTGGAAAATTCACATCGACTGAGGTGAACcgtttttgtgaagaaaaagggatTTCACGTATGTTGACGGCTCCTTAtgcacctcaacaaaatggtataGTCGAACAGAGAAATCGGACTTTACTCGAGATAACACGGTGCCTAATGAAAGCAAAAGATATTCCAAACCACTTTTGGGGCGAAGTGGTACGACATGCAACGTTTATCATAAATCATACACCTACTCGAGCATTGATAGGTGCTACACCATTCGATAAATTTTATGGTGAAAAACCAAATCTTGAAGACTTGAAAGTATTTGGTTGTGTTGCATATGAAAGAGTAGTCTCAAAACATTTGAAGAAGCTTGATGATAGGTCACGACCTTTGGTATATTTTAGAAAAGAATTGGGAGGATTTCAGTTATATAATCCGCAAGAAAATAAAATTATCATTAGTGCCCATGTAATTTTTGATGAAAATAAGACATGACAACAGAATAATGAACCCAAAAATCAAGATGGTAATGGTTCGGTACATTTATGGTCTTGTGGAGTAATGGTCAAGCAACCCAAGATAATGGTGGTTTGAGCCCAACTGCAATAGAAAGCGAACAGTTCACTGATCCGGACCAACCCAATCAAACCAATGACTATTCTCATGATGATAGCAGTCCATCGCAACCTATTGATGATAAAAATAACGATGCAAGTTTTGTCCCACTTCGGCAGTCCACTTGAACTTCAATGTTGCCAAGAAGGTTAAAGGACTACAAGTTAGATGTGGATCATTTAATGTTGTCATTCGATGAAGAACTAGAGAATTGTAAGGAAGCCAAAGTGAACAAAAATTGGCTCTATGTAATGAAGGCCGAAATTGACTCCATCAAGAAGAACAATACTTAGAAATTAGTTTCTccacctaaggatgttaaatcTATTGGGTTAAGATGGTTGTACAAAATCAAACGAAATACGAATGGATCAATTAAAAGGTACAAAGCGCCTCTAGTCACTAAAGGCTATATACAAGAGCAAGGCATTGATTTTGATGAAGTATTTGCGCCAGTAGCTCGACTCGAGACAATAAGACTATTGATTGCTCTTGCAGCCGGGAACAGATGGAAGATTCATCACTTAGATGTAAAAACAGCATTTTATATGGAGATTTAAAAGAAGAAGTGTACGTGTGCCAACCGGAAGGTTTCGTGAAGCAAGGTGAAGAAACAAAAATCTACAAATTGGCAAAAACATTATACGGTCTTCGACAATATCCATGTGCATGAAATTTGAAACTTAATAACATGTTGAAAAATATGAGTTTTAAACGGTGCATGCAAGAAAATGCGTTTTATAGAAAGGTTGCAAATGGAGCATACATAATAGTTGCAGTTTATGTAGATGATTTGTTCATGACGGAAACACGTTTAGAGTTTATAAACCAATTCAAGAGACTAATGGCATTACAATTTGAAATGTCGGACCTTGGTGAACTAACTTGCTACTTGGTATTGAAGTATTGCAAAAAAATGGTTGTGTAAAGGTGAAGCAAGAGAGTTATGCTATGAAGATTCTAAAAGAGGCAGGCACGCAAGAGTGTAATGCAACTCAATGTCCGATGGAGCCGGGACTAAATTTGTCTAAAGCCGAAGATGAACCAAAAGTTGAAGCTACCCATTATCGAAAATTAGTAGGTTGTTTACGATATTTGTTACACACTCGTCCAGATTTAACATATTCGGTTGGAGTAGTTAGTCGTTATATGCAAAGTCCAAGAGAATCTCATGCACATGCTATTAAGAAAATTCTTTGTTACTTTCACGATACTTCATCTTTTGGGATAGTATATAAACGATGTAAAAATATGAACTTGAGAGGTTACAGTGATAGCAGTCATaatgttgatgttgatgatggtaGAAGTACAACATGACATGTTTTCTACCTTGGTGACTCTCCTATCACTTGGTACTCCCAGAAGCAAGATATAGTAGCGTTGTCCTCATGTGAAGCTGAGTTCATGGCAACTACTACAATTGTGTGTCGGGTGGTTTGGTTAAGGGAGTTATTGGCTGAGCTGACAGGAATGAAGAAACAGAATGTGTTGATTCGCATAGACAACAAATCAACAATTGCACTGTCAAAGAATCATGTCTTTCATGGAAGAAGCAAACACATTCACACTCGATTCCACTTCATTCAAGAGCATGTGGAAAACGAGCAAGTGATTGTTGAGCATGTTTCGGGAGATAAACAACGAGCAGATCCCCTTAGGTCGAATAAGGTTCGCAGAGATGAGAGTGTTGCTTCGCATGCAAGAATTACCCTCGACTTAGAAATTCAGGGGGTGATTGTTAGTGAATACCTGAGTCCGGAAGTGGCTAGGTGGCGTGATTCGGTCCATAAGCAAATTCTTGTCCAAGTTCCAGAGAATTTGCTTGAGCCATAAGGATTCTCTACATGGAAAATTTTAGATTACTTTTAGGAATACTAATTATATATTAATTAGTTTTGTTTAGTATATATAGTCAATAGGTTCCTGTAATCAGatagattgaagtttttgatttatATTTCTTCAATAAGATTTCCTGCGAGTTTATGCAGTAATCATTGTTTCTAGTTTGCTGTTTACCTTAAGTTATTAACACTTATTTATTACATGTATCTGACGAATAAAAGAACCATTATATATGAAAAAGGGCCAAATTTATATCCTAACGTCTTCTTCATTTAAGCACCACAAATAAATTACTTCATGGTTCATTTTTTTTCCACTAAAATGGTGCAAAAAATGGTCTTTGTTGGACAATAGGATTTGGTTTGTATTTTGTGTTTGatttcaaaataaattatttCATGGTTCATCTTATGGTCAATTTCAGATCTCATATTAGATTTCATTTTGATGTTGAGACGAGATTCAATCACCCTAATCTCAAATTTGGAAtctgccaaaaaaaaaaaaaaaaacaaataaaacaaaaacaaaaaaccaaaaaaccaaaaaaacaaGCTTCAAAATTACCTTTCATAAAAGGTTTTGTGTATTTATCCTTCAAAATCTCATATTGTGAAAAGTATGAGGTTGAAGCTAGACATTTGGAGCACCAATCAATATTCAAGATGTGAACGAGTTTCAAGAGATGGACAATTCGATTGTTTTTAATTGGACTGAATATATCATCCTTCTATCAAAAACAGTTGTGCGATGAACATGTGATGTCACACGCTAaagataattaaaaaaacaacttATATTTGTTTAATTTCTATTGGTCAAAAATAGAATAAACGATGATGATTCAAGTATTGTGGGAGACAGAGTAAAAAACGGTGGGTGTGTATCAAttctaaaataaaagtaaaatagttTAGTTTAAAGAGTCAATTATAGAACTAATTATGATTTTAGTTTTTATATGGTTGGAAGTAATGAAGGCTTGAAAATCCAACAAACTAAGTATTTAATAGAGTTAATTATGTCATAAATGCAAAACAAGAAATAACATTTAAACCATTAGTTGCTCCATCCCTTGCATATTATTGGCGTCTACATGATGAAATCAAGGTATAATACATGACAGATCAATTTGAGTAGCTTGTATTGTTAATCTTATAAATAACATGAGAAGTAAGCTTTACGGTAATGTTAAAGTTAAATCATGACGAACCTTAATGAATTATAGTGTTTTTCAAGACGTGATTATTTTTTATACACTAAAAGAGATATATCATATAATTATTGAATTGTATCAAATACATCAAGTTTTTAGAAatgttatattaatatttaatatacaAGACAATTAACAAAAATTCAATTATTTTAGGCCCCGATcagaatttttttttacaaaaacaaCGCATTGAAAAAAACTAGCGCCATAACACGATAAGACGCATTTTAACACATTAACGCCACGCTTAACAAACCTACATTGGATGTTTTTGTAACGGCTATATCACATCTCACACCATGATATATAGCTTATTATAACCATTAATAACCAAAAACAACGTTATATTTAATTAAACCAAACCAACTCAATCTTTTATTATGGATAgtttatatcaaacaaaaccAACTCAATCTTTTAATATGGAtcgtttttataaatatataaatattggtTTTTATTTGAAGAGAAAGGGATAAATCATAAATTTTAGTATACATTGCTTGTTTTGTTCCTTATGAAAGTAAGAAGAGATTATAAGGCCGGAAGGAATGATACCCACTTCTAGCACATTACTACATATGTTTTTTTATTGCAATATGCGTTTTTTGATCACCATATAAGCATAAGATGTATAGACCGAAAAAGATAAGGAATGATAATGTATGATTTTAatatgtattgttttgaaaaaaaatagtACAAAATAACACTAACCAATCACATTGTAGTATTTATCTTCTCTCATCTCCTTATGTCCCTAACAACCCATTGCTAGTAAGTTACCTAACGAGTGCTAGGGGGTGGTATAGAAATTATTAGCGAGAGTTTTGGTGAAACCACTCCCTTAAGCCTAAGTTACACCCTTGATCTTATTTATTTGAGAAATAAAATATAGCTTACTATTTTTTGTTCCTACATATCCTCCTACACAATAAAATTGTGACATGTGCAACATTTaatgagatttaatgatattttaggaaAATAATATCACATATGTTATCATTTAAATGGGTATGAGGATTGGTAGGATAAAAGAccgaggatatttaatttctctatttatttattttaattttatataattaaacaaatattaGTAATATATATTGATTTGATATTAATTAGAAGGACGATGCAGTTAATTTTAGCAGCCAAATATGAAAAATGTATgaataaacaagaaaaagaattTAATGGATGGCAAATGAGACAAGTGGGATAATGATTTCTAGATTTGCCAAAGATCTCCCGGATCTCTGCTTTTAGTCTTTTTGCTTCTTTAAACCAGATTTTGCCCCCCACCCCAACCACCCTATAAATGCCATTTTCTCTCATCAACCACTCTCATCAAACCGCCAttttccatttccatttccatGTCAAGTCTCCTGTCCTTCTAGATTCTACAAATCTTTCTCTTTTCTATCCAATTTTTCATTATTCATTTTGCCAAATGGAGACGACGACCCTCTGTTGCGATCCGACCAACTCCTCCGACTGTAAGGAGTTGCATGTCCTCGCCGTTGATGATAGCAACATCGACCGGAAAGTCATCCAGAAGCTTCTCCAGATCTCTTCCTTTAAAGGTACGATAATGATTACAATCTCGACCTGAATTTTGAGTTTCTCACATTCGGTTGACTAGATTATTATGGTGGTTTTGCAGTTACAGTTGTCGAAAGCGGAACCAGAGCTTTACAGTATCTAGGGTTAGACGAAGACAAGAACTCGACTCGATTCGATGTGAGCCCTTGCGACTTTTAAATCGAAATTTAGTTGACATATTGATTTTTATCAGTGAATAATTTCATTCCAAGTAAAAGCAAAATATATTCTGTAGAAACGAATCTGATTCGTTTTGATTGCCAGGATCTGAAGGTGAATTTGATAATGACAGATTATTCCATGCCTGGAATGACAGGTTTTGAACTGCTTAAAAAAATCAAGGTTTGTGTTCAAACTTTTAATTTATCATTTCATTCGATCTTTTTTCTCTGTTCACCAAATAAACGAATTTAGCTCTTCATGTTCATCCAGAATTCTTCAACACTGAGAGAGATACCAGTAGTGATTATGTCATCTGAGAACAGTGTAACACGCATCGATCGGTATGATTTCACATTTTCTCACTCCCTTTAATCAATCAATTCTTTTGCTCATGAACATCTTCATAAATCGAGTCTTAATCTGTACAGATGTTTAGAGGAAGGAGCTGAGGACTACTTACTAAAACCAGTGAAGCTTTCCGATGTTAGACGTCTGAAAGACGCTATTCTGAAATCTGGAGCCCCGGAAATTGACCCGATTCAAACAAAAAAGAGGACATATAGACTCGATCAATCATCAAAACTGCCAACCTCCATTGATTGCCATGATTTAACTTCATCTCCACCAGATTCGCCTCAACAATCGGTAGCAAAACGAGCTAGATTGTAGAACAAAACAAAGGCATTGAACACATTCTTTTTGTTAATACTTCAATCTTAACGAATGAAAACCCCCTTTTTGTTAGGAAACTACATTTGAAGCACACTTATAAACTCAGGAAACATTGACTGGAAAATCGTTGTTTTTTACAATTGATCTAAAAATcatgaaatttttttgtttatcttTTTGCAACATTTGGTTTGTTTATTGAAATTATACCATttggatttaaaaaaataaaagaattagTTGAAGATAGTTAAGAGTCTataatatttaataatttctATAATGTTAATAAAGATAAATATCGGGTGCGTATTTCTGACATTTTTTTAATTACGTTTGTAAAACAGTTGAAATGATGCTATATTCGTACTTTAAACGATGACTTTTAACAGTTAAACATGATCTTTTAGATTTGCATCTTTAATTCTAAAAAGCAAAGGCCTAAAAGAAAATGTGTTTTTTCCCTCTGAAAGTGAAAAGCAGGTGGGGTTTTGAATTTGGAGAAGGAGAATAtagaaagagaaaaagaaaagttGGTTTTAGGTGGTTTGATAAAGAATCTTTGGTAACgttaaaaacaaaagaaatctAATGAGGCCCCTACAAAGATTTGTTGAGTACAAGTCTCCATTAAATCCACTAGGGCCCTTACCAATGAATTACTCAATTAGTCAAAGTTGCatacttattttacaaaaaaagtgCAATTTTCACACACAATTTATGAAGTTATTAGACTTATAATTAAAACTTGTGGCCCTCGTTCCTTTCGGCAGTATATGTATTAATGAGGGTACTTGTGGATGTTGGTTTCGAACTTTATCATTTGACATCGTAGTTTTAAGATTTTTAAAGGACGCTTTGAAACGTGTTAGTGAAGATTTTCTTTTTTGGAAGGACAAGAAATTAATAAAAACTAGCAGGCTAggaaaaaagaaattataaagTCAAAGAAATCAAGATCGGGTCTTGAACAGAATATCAAGAAAACGAATTATTTTGGTCTTCATTTGATGATATGAAGCTTTGTGCGGGTTTATTCCCAATTGACATTTGACGGTTGCTATTAGGGGTGAAGCTTCTTGGGGGAGCTGTTAGTAGAGATGGTGGTTTTATTAACGGGTTAGCCATCAAGAGGGCTATTAAGACTGTTGATTTGATGCACATTCTTCCACAATTGCATAATTCGCATAATGAGCTTCTTTTGCTTCGATCTTGCATGGGCCTcaccaaacttttttttttggccTAAGGACGTGTCAACCCATTCACATGGAGAAGACAACTTTGCGTTTTGATAAAATATTACATGAGTCCATGAAGACATTGTGGTCTGTAGGGGTCATTTCTGTGGGGACATTCAATGACGACTTGCTTTATTATCAATTGGGTTTGGTGGTTTGGGGTTGTGCTCAGCGGTAGAGGCTTCCACATATACTTTTGTGGCATCACGAGCATAATCGTGAGTGctacaagaccacatcttacgagATAACGCCGTATGTGGTATGAATTATGATTATGTTTGTGCTTTGGCCCGTTTTCATGATACGATTTCGGACTTTGACTTCagcggtttcactaataaggatACCGCCCCTCCAAAAGTCCAACAATTATTGGCAAGTGCTATTTTTAGTAAAACTGTCTAATACATGGAAGTTCACTTAGGCATGATGATTAGTCATAAAACAGTTTTTGAGTCTCTAAGGGCACCACATGCTCAAGAATTTTCTATGGCTATTCCTATTGACGGTCTTGTCCAACATATATCGCCAATGAAGTATCGTGTTATCCTCAAATATCGCCTTATGATCCCTTTATTTTCGGTTGATGTGACATGCACTATTTGTTTAAACTTCGTTGGAGAGCATGTCGTTCATCGTAGAGATCTCTCAGGGTTCAAGTACTGATACGACCTGGTTAAGGATGCTCTTTTCGACATATTTAGACATGATGAAATTTCTGCCAAGAGAAAGACACATATCACTTTACGTTTTCATCCATTACATAAATTCTTTTTATAGTTTTCGCTTTTATTAATTTCCTTATGATATACTTTCTAGCTTTATTTTTATCCGCCTCTTCCATACATAAATTTTTGggtcaaaattttattttgataCTTTTGTGGTTCGTTTTTTATGGTCTAATCGTTCCCGTGCTATATGTGGACTTTTGTCATTTGTAAATCACATACCCTATGCATCGAAGTTAATGTTTTGGTCCCttccaaaatttcattttatactTTTCGTTTTTATTATTTGCAAACGAGTTCTCCGCCACGATGCACGAGGTGACTTAAATACTAGTTGCTAGATAGATGACACTAAACTTATAAACATCTGAAAGAACTCCTTTACATCTCCATCAATTTATTGAATTTTTTATACCCTCGCATTTTTTGGGTAGTACGAATTACTTAACAAAAACTTGATTGTAAAGCTTTCTTAATGAACTTGATAACTATAGGCCGGCAGAAGAAATCAAAATAACGACTTTCTTATATGAGTTGCATAGATAACGAAAGTGCTAATTAAGGATCATAATATCCTATTTGACAATCATCACCTACTTGTGTTTGAGTAGGCAATACATAGGTATTTTTCCTTTTAAACGATGCCGAATAATTTCAAATTTAAGCTACATAAAGCCATTGGGTATGAAGGGTGTTGATGCGCGTAAAGATCTATCTTGAG includes these proteins:
- the LOC111881488 gene encoding two-component response regulator ARR5; the protein is METTTLCCDPTNSSDCKELHVLAVDDSNIDRKVIQKLLQISSFKVTVVESGTRALQYLGLDEDKNSTRFDDLKVNLIMTDYSMPGMTGFELLKKIKNSSTLREIPVVIMSSENSVTRIDRCLEEGAEDYLLKPVKLSDVRRLKDAILKSGAPEIDPIQTKKRTYRLDQSSKLPTSIDCHDLTSSPPDSPQQSVAKRARL